Proteins found in one Venturia canescens isolate UGA chromosome 6, ASM1945775v1, whole genome shotgun sequence genomic segment:
- the LOC122412131 gene encoding uncharacterized protein has protein sequence MADEAEAKNPGQPPLDNEGKNDGVSSYMNPINEEGALLCQLYREQVEVEARSLALRKEIRRRQENLGLSPSSDEEVAKSRKVNQKKTVTSTQNVDPEAELSEESPDDESSDEDPGAAGPFPTTSSTRISAEVEELLQKIKNLPPPKLKLARYQKATPADIQAENLKRKRIETKPHPLSTNASGEPKRSTDIRNAVVAPSVMVEPLPLGKLPSFDEVVRELGIPELLIAQGHRPPLYVADCRILSQDLLKKLINKRAEHLVSRMESKRVDRGTQTFITQVGKQHVAGCVNCRSRGHHFKNCELPYRPGFCQVCGADGFEAQDCIYPHGIEHEMALGRCLGCSRDLSLYCPECPDCNIRYAGLVDWLRLNYATWPTERIPEDHRYIVNEAKGTLKRHMVRFSDPGDTANQIRSFLIREKALVGAKKLANPAAATAEELSKTKRLLAIQALQKPFVIKSLDEIMEERPELSDGEEIKVIVPSKYKQQRDSRKQ, from the coding sequence ATGGCTGATGAAGCGGAAGCGAAGAACCCTGGACAACCTCCGCTGGACAACGAGGGAAAAAACGACGGGGTCTCTAGCTATATGAATCCAATCAATGAGGAAGGGGCCCTCTTGTGCCAATTATATCGAGAGCAAGTAGAGGTGGAAGCGAGATCCTTGGCCCTCAGGAAGGAAATTCGACGCAGACAAGAAAATCTGGGTCTCTCTCCATCATCTGACGAGGAGGTTGCCAAATCAAGAAAGGTTAACCAGAAAAAAACTGTCACGTCCACTCAAAACGTAGATCCCGAGGCTGAGTTGTCCGAGGAATCTCCCGATGATGAGTCTTCGGATGAAGACCCTGGTGCCGCGGGACCGTTCCCAACGACCTCGTCTACACGGATTTCCGCAGAGGTCGAGGAATTGCTCcagaaaattaaaaacctCCCGCCACCGAAACTGAAACTGGCACGATATCAAAAGGCCACACCGGCAGATATCCAGGCCGAAAAcctgaagagaaaaaggatcGAGACGAAACCGCATCCGTTAAGCACCAATGCCTCAGGAGAACCAAAAAGATCAACCGACATACGAAACGCGGTAGTTGCCCCGTCCGTGATGGTGGAACCATTGCCGTTAGGCAAACTCCCGTCTTTCGACGAAGTCGTAAGGGAATTGGGAATCCCGGAATTACTCATAGCGCAGGGACACCGCCCACCACTGTACGTAGCCGATTGTCGCATTTTGAGTCAGGATTTactcaaaaaattgattaataaaCGCGCTGAACACCTGGTAAGCCGCATGGAGTCAAAACGGGTCGATCGTGGCACCCAAACCTTCATCACACAAGTCGGCAAACAACATGTGGCTGGTTGCGTAAATTGTCGTTCCCGGGGACACCACTTCAAGAACTGCGAGCTTCCGTACCGCCCAGGCTTTTGTCAAGTATGTGGAGCGGATGGCTTCGAGGCTCAGGATTGCATTTATCCTCATGGGATCGAACATGAAATGGCCCTGGGGAGGTGCCTGGGATGCTCAAGGGATTTAAGTCTTTACTGCCCGGAATGTCCAGATTGTAACATTCGTTATGCCGGATTGGTTGATTGGCTCAGACTGAATTATGCAACCTGGCCAACTGAACGGATCCCAGAAGACCACCGTTACATCGTCAATGAAGCTAAAGGAACGCTTAAAAGGCACATGGTTCGATTCTCTGACCCGGGAGATACCGCTAACCAAATTCGGTCTTTCCTGATCAGAGAGAAGGCCCTCGTCGGAGCAAAGAAATTGGCAAATCCCGCAGCCGCAACCGCCGAGGAATTGTCAAAAACAAAAAGGTTGTTGGCCATCCAAGCGTTGCAAAAACCGTTCGTCATCAAATCTCTTGACGAAATAATGGAAGAACGGCCCGAACTATCGGATGGAGAGGAAATCAAGGTCATTGTCCCCTCGAAATATAAGCAGCAGCGAGACTCCCGTAAGCAGTAA